A genomic stretch from Terriglobia bacterium includes:
- a CDS encoding sigma-70 family RNA polymerase sigma factor, with protein MVSPGEVYPALQDNCPTVLLEVELIRRVQSGETELLPVLLATHLPRIKAVALAILRDHAEAEDVIQDTALKVMLNLKNIRSSDCFGHWVLQIARNAARTRLRKSRKHLLEPLEPHYQQEEGESGMREVLADPRPDPLASVEEVELHSALLHAVASLRDNYREVWELAGAGGSSIAEAARKLGITEANAMSRLRRARRKLREFLAPMLTHCDACHSLHPIMKLQQETGSPLSRRLIKGNVTAA; from the coding sequence ATGGTCTCCCCAGGTGAAGTGTATCCTGCCCTTCAGGATAATTGCCCCACAGTACTTTTGGAAGTAGAACTCATCCGCCGCGTACAATCCGGCGAAACAGAGTTGCTGCCAGTTCTTCTGGCGACGCATCTTCCGCGAATCAAAGCAGTTGCTTTGGCCATCCTGCGCGACCACGCCGAAGCAGAAGACGTGATCCAGGACACCGCATTGAAGGTCATGCTCAATCTGAAGAACATCCGGTCGAGCGATTGTTTCGGTCACTGGGTCTTGCAAATCGCGCGGAATGCTGCGCGCACGCGGTTGCGAAAGAGCCGCAAGCATCTGCTCGAACCGCTTGAACCACACTATCAGCAGGAAGAAGGAGAATCAGGCATGCGCGAAGTGCTGGCCGATCCGCGCCCGGATCCATTGGCGTCAGTGGAAGAAGTGGAATTACACAGTGCGCTGCTGCATGCCGTTGCCAGCTTGCGAGACAACTATCGTGAAGTCTGGGAACTCGCAGGCGCAGGCGGATCAAGCATCGCCGAAGCTGCGCGTAAGCTTGGTATTACTGAAGCCAACGCGATGAGCCGTCTGCGTCGCGCGCGGCGCAAGTTGCGCGAATTTCTCGCTCCCATGCTGACGCATTGTGACGCGTGTCATTCTTTGCATCCGATCATGAAGCTGCAACAAGAGACTGGCTCTCCACTCAGCAGACGTCTCATCAAAGGCAACGTCACTGCGGCTTGA
- a CDS encoding SCO family protein, giving the protein MFHPKFRMGLSLAALLSFAALIFIFRSPAAKAFDNAHWGANYFPNTELVTQDGKKVKFYDDLVRGKIVVIDLIYTHCVDSCPLETARLAQVQKLLGDAVGKQIFFYSISIDPQHDTPAVLREYAEKYHAGPGWLFLTGKKEDIDQLSKKIGLYTDPDPNDRDGHSPSVLIGSEPTGQWMRNGATDNPRFLATLIGDWLNNWKYSATQKQTTSADLKPVKLNPGQYVFSTHCAACHTVGHGVKIGPDLLGVTTARNRDWLKRFIQEPDKVIAEKDPTALALFRQYKQVRMPNLRLADGDVMAILKFLQEESATRRETQSQHQGTEGLRRQVADRNR; this is encoded by the coding sequence ATGTTTCACCCAAAATTCCGTATGGGGCTTTCCTTGGCCGCCCTCTTGTCTTTTGCGGCCCTGATTTTCATCTTTCGCTCGCCCGCGGCAAAAGCGTTCGACAACGCCCATTGGGGAGCCAATTACTTCCCCAATACCGAACTGGTCACTCAGGATGGCAAGAAGGTGAAGTTCTATGATGATCTTGTTCGCGGAAAGATCGTAGTCATCGACCTTATTTATACCCACTGCGTGGACTCATGCCCGCTGGAGACCGCCAGGCTGGCGCAGGTGCAAAAATTGCTTGGCGATGCTGTGGGCAAGCAGATTTTTTTCTACTCCATAAGCATTGATCCGCAGCATGATACTCCCGCGGTACTCAGAGAGTACGCGGAAAAGTATCACGCCGGCCCGGGCTGGCTGTTCCTGACGGGGAAAAAAGAGGATATTGACCAGCTGAGCAAGAAAATCGGGCTCTACACCGATCCTGATCCGAATGATCGTGATGGCCATAGCCCTAGCGTATTGATCGGCAGCGAACCCACAGGGCAATGGATGCGAAATGGCGCCACTGACAACCCGCGCTTCCTGGCCACGCTGATTGGTGACTGGCTGAACAACTGGAAATACTCCGCTACCCAGAAGCAGACAACTTCCGCTGATCTAAAGCCCGTCAAGCTGAATCCAGGCCAGTACGTCTTCTCCACCCATTGCGCCGCCTGCCATACGGTTGGACATGGCGTCAAGATTGGCCCCGATCTTCTTGGAGTGACAACCGCACGAAACCGTGACTGGCTGAAGCGCTTTATTCAGGAGCCCGACAAAGTAATTGCCGAAAAGGACCCTACTGCTCTGGCTCTATTCAGGCAGTACAAGCAGGTACGCATGCCTAACCTCAGGCTCGCCGACGGAGACGTTATGGCGATTCTCAAATTCCTTCAGGAAGAAAGCGCGACCCGTCGGGAGACACAATCACAACATCAGGGTACCGAAGGTTTGCGCCGGCAGGTTGCCGACAGGAATCGCTAG
- a CDS encoding multicopper oxidase domain-containing protein: MSIFYLPKNASKARVREAENARKNRAEIMKAYSQGKVSRRDLMKWGLFTTAGMMAPISGLSPFVAYASGGSGGSSSIPTGMPASPLFGVQAFTTPMPRFDVISRNPLSSLNPVPTAEANQTQQPLNPALVGGQTGLTGPIEGRPPGAIWAHQQFDKFPPQVAAEMTQLGATTNTVYNPGVASNLNSGINPTANIPLKFHPGMPTQDANSVWTFNGTIPPKLVQGRYGEPILFRHHNGLPFDITQNNGFGRNTISTHEHNGHHGAENDGFTGAYFFPGQFYDYHWPIVLAGIFSVNTDATDPMASSPADNGGLNKVPGDWHETMSTHWFHDHMFSFTSQNVYKGNAAMFNIYSGLDRGDETVNDGVNLRLPSGSANGKGWGNLDYDVNLMLADKAWDSNGQLFMDIFQFDGFLGDAMTVNLTYKPYFEVERRKYRFRILNASVSRFFKICLSDGSTFMQIANDGNLLPHPVQLTALDEQGIAERYDIVIDFSRYGVGSKVWFVNLCEHQDGKKPAQDRTLADALAGKSSDPCVGKFMEFRIVRDPAVPDQSQVPATMIPNPDLSNIPIARERTFVFGSGASQNQSDPITSFITGAGGQTGPWGIATDGGKMLNADFGRLSAAPKFGTREVWHLVNGGGGWDHPIHIHFEEGQILSRTVAGVPVTVPDWELGRKDVYRLRPNGSVTLTMQFRDWGGMFMEHCHNTVHEDNAMLLRWELDDSGAPFLRPLPTPVPHPTGVTFQTPDEVLPTAY, from the coding sequence ATGAGTATCTTCTATCTTCCAAAGAATGCATCGAAAGCCCGCGTGCGAGAAGCAGAGAATGCGCGCAAGAACCGGGCTGAGATCATGAAAGCTTATTCCCAAGGCAAGGTCTCGCGTCGAGACCTGATGAAATGGGGACTATTTACCACGGCTGGCATGATGGCGCCGATCAGTGGTCTGAGCCCTTTTGTAGCATACGCCAGCGGCGGGAGTGGGGGATCCAGCAGCATTCCCACGGGCATGCCGGCTAGTCCTCTCTTTGGCGTTCAGGCATTCACCACGCCCATGCCACGCTTTGACGTAATTTCACGCAACCCGCTAAGTTCGCTGAATCCTGTGCCGACTGCGGAAGCCAATCAAACCCAGCAGCCGCTGAATCCCGCACTCGTTGGCGGCCAGACTGGATTGACTGGTCCCATTGAAGGGCGACCACCAGGAGCAATCTGGGCACATCAGCAGTTCGACAAATTTCCGCCGCAGGTTGCCGCGGAAATGACGCAGTTAGGTGCAACTACCAATACGGTTTACAACCCAGGAGTCGCTTCCAATCTTAATTCCGGCATTAATCCCACCGCCAATATACCGCTGAAATTCCATCCTGGGATGCCCACGCAAGATGCAAACTCCGTTTGGACGTTTAACGGAACAATTCCTCCCAAGCTCGTGCAAGGCCGTTACGGCGAGCCCATCTTGTTCCGTCACCACAACGGCCTGCCGTTCGATATAACCCAAAACAATGGCTTTGGCCGAAACACGATTTCCACTCACGAGCACAACGGCCACCACGGAGCAGAGAATGACGGTTTTACGGGAGCGTATTTCTTCCCGGGCCAGTTCTATGATTACCACTGGCCCATCGTTCTTGCCGGCATCTTCAGCGTGAACACTGATGCTACGGATCCCATGGCCAGCAGTCCCGCCGATAACGGTGGACTGAACAAGGTGCCGGGGGACTGGCATGAAACCATGTCAACGCACTGGTTCCACGATCACATGTTCAGCTTCACATCGCAGAACGTCTACAAAGGCAACGCGGCCATGTTCAATATTTACAGCGGCCTTGATCGCGGAGACGAAACGGTCAACGACGGTGTGAATCTGCGGTTGCCCAGCGGCTCTGCGAACGGCAAAGGCTGGGGGAACCTGGACTATGACGTCAACCTCATGCTTGCCGATAAAGCCTGGGACAGCAATGGACAGCTGTTCATGGATATTTTCCAGTTTGATGGCTTTCTGGGCGATGCCATGACAGTCAATTTGACCTACAAGCCGTATTTCGAAGTGGAACGGCGCAAGTATCGTTTCCGCATCCTGAACGCCAGCGTTTCCCGGTTCTTCAAGATCTGCCTGAGTGATGGTTCCACATTCATGCAGATCGCGAATGACGGAAACCTGCTGCCCCATCCTGTGCAGCTCACCGCGCTCGACGAACAAGGTATTGCCGAGCGCTATGACATTGTGATTGATTTCTCGCGCTACGGCGTCGGGAGCAAGGTATGGTTTGTGAACCTTTGCGAGCATCAGGATGGCAAGAAGCCCGCACAAGATCGCACGCTTGCTGACGCGCTGGCCGGGAAGTCTTCTGATCCCTGCGTCGGCAAGTTCATGGAATTCCGGATCGTGCGTGATCCGGCAGTGCCTGACCAGAGCCAGGTGCCTGCCACGATGATCCCGAACCCTGACCTCTCGAACATCCCGATTGCGCGCGAGCGGACGTTCGTGTTCGGCAGTGGAGCATCGCAGAATCAAAGCGATCCAATTACTTCCTTTATCACTGGCGCGGGTGGCCAGACCGGACCATGGGGCATTGCGACCGACGGCGGCAAAATGCTCAATGCAGACTTCGGCCGGCTCTCTGCCGCGCCTAAATTCGGCACACGAGAAGTGTGGCACCTGGTCAACGGCGGTGGTGGATGGGATCACCCGATTCACATCCACTTTGAAGAAGGCCAGATCCTCTCACGAACCGTGGCGGGCGTACCTGTGACGGTACCCGACTGGGAACTGGGACGCAAAGACGTGTATCGGCTGCGTCCCAACGGCAGCGTAACGCTCACCATGCAGTTCCGTGATTGGGGCGGCATGTTCATGGAGCACTGCCACAACACCGTGCACGAGGACAACGCCATGTTGCTGCGATGGGAACTGGATGACAGCGGAGCGCCTTTCTTGCGTCCCCTGCCCACGCCCGTCCCGCATCCGACCGGCGTGACCTTCCAAACCCCCGATGAGGTGCTGCCAACAGCGTATTAA
- a CDS encoding RNA polymerase sigma factor encodes MYLTMGFAGEVFPAVQENCPTVLLEVELIRRIQSGETDLLPDLLAPHLPRIKSLALAILRDHAEAEDVIQDTALKVMLHLKSIQSTDSFGHWVLQIARNAARTRLRKNRKHLFEPLDRQGDEDEGSCACAVPADPRPGPLASVEEVEMQQALLHAVASLRDNYRKVWELAGAGGSGIAETARKLGITEANAMSRLRRARRKLREILAPMLTQCAVCRRPLHAQEKLKKETDFTLSSAESMENDAAA; translated from the coding sequence ATGTATTTAACCATGGGTTTCGCAGGTGAAGTGTTTCCAGCCGTTCAGGAGAATTGCCCCACCGTTCTTTTAGAAGTTGAACTTATCCGCCGGATACAGTCCGGCGAAACGGATTTGCTGCCAGATCTTCTGGCGCCACATCTTCCCCGCATCAAGTCACTTGCTCTGGCTATCCTGCGCGATCATGCCGAAGCAGAAGACGTGATCCAGGACACAGCATTAAAGGTGATGCTGCATTTGAAAAGCATCCAGTCAACCGATTCCTTTGGTCACTGGGTCCTGCAAATCGCGCGCAACGCCGCGCGCACGCGGCTGCGCAAGAACCGGAAGCATCTGTTCGAGCCGCTTGACCGTCAAGGCGATGAAGACGAGGGTTCATGCGCATGTGCCGTGCCCGCCGATCCACGCCCCGGTCCGCTGGCGTCAGTGGAAGAGGTGGAAATGCAGCAGGCGCTGCTGCATGCAGTCGCGAGCTTGCGAGACAACTACCGTAAAGTTTGGGAACTCGCCGGTGCAGGCGGGTCAGGTATCGCCGAGACCGCGCGCAAACTCGGTATCACCGAGGCCAACGCAATGAGCCGTCTGCGACGCGCGCGACGCAAATTGCGGGAAATCCTGGCGCCCATGCTGACGCAATGTGCCGTTTGCCGTCGGCCTCTGCACGCACAAGAGAAGCTGAAGAAAGAGACTGATTTTACACTTAGCAGTGCTGAGAGCATGGAGAACGATGCGGCAGCGTGA